The Deltaproteobacteria bacterium region TGCTCGTGGCCTGACTCCGGAAGGTACCCTATGCTCAGCCCCTATCGTGTCCTTGATTTGACAACCGAACGTGGCCTGTTGTGTGGCCAAATCCTCGGTGACCTTGGCGCTGATGTCATACAAATCGAGCCACCTGGTGGTTCTCCGGCTCGTCATCTCGCGCCATTTTTTCATGATGTGCCCCATCCCGACCGTTCGCTGTATTGGTGGGCCTTTAATCGCAATAAACGCAGTATCACGCTCAACCTTGAACATGCCGATGGTCAAGCGATCGTCCAACGCCTGGCAAAAATTTCACACTTTGTTATTGAATCAGACAATCCCGGCATCCTGGCTCAACGGGGCTGTGGATATCAGGACCTTGCCAAGATCAATCCAGCGCTGGTGTATGTATCGATTACGCCGTTTGGACAGGACGGACCGAAGGTAGGGTATGCGGATAGTGACTTGGTGATTTTGGCTGCTGGTGGACCACTCGTGCTGACCGGAGATGAAGATCGTGCGCCAGTCCGTGTGAGTGTCCCGCAAGCCTACTTACATGCGAGTGGACAAGCTGCAGCCGCGGCTCTGATTGCTCATCACGAACGTCGCCGCTCGGGACTCGGGCAACACGTTGACGTCTCGGCGCAACAGGCTGTGGCACAAGCAACTCAGTCGGGCTTGTTAGCTGGACCGTTAGGAGAGCGTGACTTTCAGCGCCTGGCTGGGGGAGCCAAGATGGGACCGGTCAATGTCCGCCTGGTATGGCCTGCAAAGGATGGCTATGTCTCGATTGGTTTTCTCTTTGGCTCAGCGATAGGCCATTTCACCAAGAGACTGATGCAGTGGGTGTGGGAAGAAGGCTTCTGTGACGAGGCGACGCGGGACAAAGACTGGGTCGCGTTTGGCGCCATCTTTCTCGGTGATCCAGAGGCACTCAAAGAATATGATCGGCTTGTCGGCATTGTTGAACGGTTTAGTGCGAGCAAAACCAAAGACGAACTCTTACAAGAAGCCCTTAAACGAGCGCTCTTGATTGCGCCGGTGCAAACAACCGCCGAGGTGTTAGAAAGTAAACAACTTGCCGCCCGTGAGTACTGGCAAGACCTCGAACACCCAGAGTTAGGTCAGACGGTGAAGTATCCGGGCCCGTTTGCCAAGTTTAGCGCCGCGCCGCTACGCTATCGGCGTCGCCCACCAACAACTGGTGAACATAACCGC contains the following coding sequences:
- a CDS encoding CoA transferase, which produces MLSPYRVLDLTTERGLLCGQILGDLGADVIQIEPPGGSPARHLAPFFHDVPHPDRSLYWWAFNRNKRSITLNLEHADGQAIVQRLAKISHFVIESDNPGILAQRGCGYQDLAKINPALVYVSITPFGQDGPKVGYADSDLVILAAGGPLVLTGDEDRAPVRVSVPQAYLHASGQAAAAALIAHHERRRSGLGQHVDVSAQQAVAQATQSGLLAGPLGERDFQRLAGGAKMGPVNVRLVWPAKDGYVSIGFLFGSAIGHFTKRLMQWVWEEGFCDEATRDKDWVAFGAIFLGDPEALKEYDRLVGIVERFSASKTKDELLQEALKRALLIAPVQTTAEVLESKQLAAREYWQDLEHPELGQTVKYPGPFAKFSAAPLRYRRRPPTTGEHNREIYCGELGFTEQQVADLLHSGVI